Proteins encoded within one genomic window of Plasmodium cynomolgi strain B DNA, chromosome 11, whole genome shotgun sequence:
- a CDS encoding hypothetical protein (putative) translates to MHKNKLSIDLVGKRKNHGRLMRLSQGGLPAHLREFATGGGVESSALGALTKVIVDPMTPSHRPNSDKIFSAYTKSYIHKESEQTLILCLKRLNELERNRKLAKLSQYIYELQNVAKSKVTYNVLKQIKLVRDLFEKVNTQIGTGTESLSPSLLLSVAMSYKNLRLNKYTYFKNVLRAVCSNIRVYKTNKLTKLVASEGRDIESSDDYKHTVELIKKANKQRRNERQINMLNVYTNLLNNSTLSYILYAYSTMFCSPNEYILYMCKYILLNSCMLNHLDMLCILHFLRKINVKIQKNDIVVYSNGKASIQGGELTKLGKVDVTKDEAGLRSRDWHSHAEKRENIHGDYPTVGDGKTEFLVNHTNQQKNRRGNDPYDEHRNTYLKLLRKKTHFCEKPTVLISILYNFYKLNLVPIEIFYCFHNRIKKEIKNAEVKSVALYLHILSDIQFDLRYYKRLYRHLASVFEGREKQFDLLSVCLSFYSLARNRHYDESFVRACLELFRRHAHNLNDVNITNVIHTMGKLKIVDEDLLHKLCEVVTRRIENISAINLSLIVLSLAKLKYQNGEFYLMCLHKGKELLPAFTDKQLVVFTYGLVLTQTFDYPFMETFFRQYIKINSACNRKRRQMLGTICYCLCLERPAFLNDFPLSINTFLRKNLHFVQDKQGGKMHDEMAVILKHLRVDRFEILKRKKPYVFDISIGGGETGERELYVDFLLPRKLLRNSGSLNGFQQMKNRHMALLNVDFFHMDVDSYMGLQSMQEKVNFVRLFLKEVCCYNLNHLGEAEKGKRQEIVSLVRFGEEAPQVGGHSGAQVGSRSAAQVGSHSGAQRDGPPIKNRDYHIFPSCAKIQNAKKGFYKSHPARVNYEEPFKKRKQIFLDIDEGKLFNRSDLDSAKTWTDHMKAPPGDTHDGSTHLEHSSTKKETFIFGKKCHGLNKYEYVDEHSGKIIVTRGYGVGR, encoded by the exons ATGCACAAAAACAAACTAAGTATTGACCTTGttgggaagaggaagaaccaTGGGAGGCTTATGCGCCTGTCGCAGGGTGGGCTGCCTGCCCACTTGAGGGAATTCGCCACAGGAGGGGGGGTTGAGTCCTCCGCGTTAGGAGCCCTGACGAAGGTGATCGTCGACCCGATGACCCCCTCACACAGACCCAACAgtgacaaaattttttcggCCTACACAAAAAGCTACATCCATAAGGAGAGCGAACAGACTCTCATTCTTTGTCTAAAGAGACTAAACGAGTTGGAAAGAAATAGGAAGCTTGCAAAGTTATCTCAGTACATATATGAATTGCAAAATGTAGCCAAATCGAAGGTGACGTATAACGTGTTGAAGCAAATAAAGTTAGTTCGCGATTTATTTGAGAAAGTCAACACACAGATAGGAACAGGAACGGAGTCGTTATCCCCTTCGCTCCTCCTTTCCGTGGCCATGAGTTACAAAAACTTACGCCTGAATAAGTATACCTATTTTAAGAACGTCCTGCGTGCTGTGTGTAGCAATATAAGGGTGTATAAGACGAATAAGTTAACCAAACTAGTCGCGTCGGAGGGGCGGGATATCGAATCGAGTGACGACTACAAACACACAGTggagttaataaaaaaggcgaaCAAACAGCGTAGGAACGAAAGACAAATCAACATGCTAAATGTATATACTAATCTGCTTAACAACAGCACTCTGAGTTATATCCTCTATGCTTACTCCACTATGTTTTGCTCTCCTAATGAGTACATTCTCtatatgtgtaaatatatcCTCTTAAATTCGTGCATGCTGAATCACTTAGACATGCTTTgcattttgcactttttgagaaaaataaatgtgaaaattcAGAAGAACGACATTGTGGTATATTCGAATGGGAAGGCATCGATACAAGGTGGAGAGTTGACCAAGTTGGGTAAGGTAGACGTTACGAAAGACGAAGCAGGGTTAAGGAGTAGGGATTGGCACAGCCATGCAGAGAAGAGGGAGAATATTCATGGGGACTATCCCACCGTGGGTGATGGAAAAACTGAATTTCTGGTTAACCACACCAATCAGCAGAAGAATCGACGCGGAAACGACCCGTATGATGAACACAGGAACACTTACTTGAAACTGCTCAG aaaaaaaactcatttttgcgaaaagCCAACCGTCTTAatatccattttgtacaatttttacaaactgAACTTGGTTCCCatcgaaatattttactGCTTTCACAACCGCataaagaaggaaataaaaaatgcagaggTGAAGTCTGTTGCTCtttatttacacattttgagTGACATTCAGTTCGACCTTCGTTACTACAAACGCTTGTATAGACACTTGGCTTCCGTTTTTGAGGGTCGGGAGAAGCAGTTCGATCTGCTGTCCGTGTGTTTGTCCTTTTACTCACTTGCAAGGAACAGACACTACGACGAGTCCTTCGTGCGCGCCTGTCTGGAGCTGTTCCGTCG gcaCGCCCACAACCTGAACGACGTAAACATCACGAACGTGATCCACACCATGGGGAAACTAAAAATCGTAGACGAGGACCTGCTGCATAAGTTGTGCGAAGTGGTAACAAGAAGgatagaaaatatttctgcAATAAATCTGAGCCTCATCGTTCTTAGCTTAGCCAAGCTGAAgtatcaaaatggagagttcTACCTTATGTGTTTACACAAGGGGAAGGAGTTGCTACCCGCCTTCACAGACAAACAGCTAGTTGTATTCACCTACGGATTGGTATTAACTCAGACGTTCGATTATCCTTTCATGGAGACGTTCTTCAGAcagtacataaaaattaacagcGCCTGTAATAGGAAAAGGAGGCAGATGCTGGGGACCATCTGTTATTGCCTATGTTTGGAGAGACCCGCCTTTTTGAATGACTTTCCCCTATCCATTAACACCTTTTTGAGAAAGaatctccattttgtacaagACAAACAGGGTGGTAAGATGCACGACGAGATGGCTGTCATTTTGAAACACCTACGTGTAGACCGATTTGAAattttgaagagaaaaaaaccttATGTGTTTGATATTTCCATTGGGGGAGGAGAGACAGGAGAACGGGAATTATATGTAGATTTTCTGCTTCCGAGAAAACTCCTCCGCAATTCGGGCAGCCTAAATGGATTCCAGCAAATGAAGAACAGACACATGGCTTTGCTTAATGTGGATTTCTTTCATATGGACGTAGACTCCTACATGGGTCTGCAGTCCATGCAGGAAAAGGTGAATTTTGTTCGTCTCTTCCTGAAGGAGGTCTGCTGCTACAATTTGAACCACCTGGGCGAAgcggagaaggggaagaggcaAGAAATAGTTAGCTTGGTTCGGTTCGGCGAGGAGGCCCCTCAGGTGGGAGGTCATTCCGGTGCTCAGGTTGGAAGTCGTTCCGCTGCTCAGGTTGGAAGTCACTCCGGTGCACAGAGGGACGGCCCGCCCATCAAGAACCGAGACTATCACATCTTCCCCTCGTGCGCGAAAAtccaaaatgcaaaaaaaggcttcTACAAAAGTCACCCCGCGAGAGTGAACTACGAAGagccatttaaaaaaaggaagcaaatttTCCTCGACATCGATGAGGGGAAGTTATTCAATCGTAGTGACTTGGATTCAGCGAAGACTTGGACAGATCACATGAAAGCACCCCCGGGGGATACACATGACGGCTCCACTCATTTGGAGCACTCCTCCACGAAAAAGGAGACCTTTATTTTTGGAAAGAAGTGTCACGGGTTAAACAAATACGAGTACGTTGATGAGCACAGTGGTAAGATTATTGTCACGAGGGGGTACGGAGTTGGAAGGTAG
- a CDS encoding transport protein particle (TRAPP) component Bet3 (putative), giving the protein MSEGMLSKSSLLLLIYEIIKVNNEILQKSELELSSDVSDDDNVGGGSTEKRLPYGEEEVSGSPPLQEGNISGGVRDDAVRDDAVCDDAVRNDAVCDGANGNLLGDRTASPNANKPSGTGKDSPTHPPRSAEEKKLASILSSKLKGMGKDIGRKLIERVLIYKNDFNDLKDIAKLIGRDVWVILFNKNVDKIQTYKKGVYVLIDNDIGTYLNHLLLDNDTNQKSNFTHYVLVLILGIIKGILKRFRMKGSVTYTLDYPTCTAMEKERKKKKKGNAKERNGKEKESPANV; this is encoded by the coding sequence ATGAGTGAGGGGATGTTATCTAAGTCGAGCCTGCTACTGTTGATATACGAAATTATAAAGGTGAATAATGAGATATTGCAGAAAAGTGAGTTAGAATTGAGCAGCGATGTTTCTGACGATGACAACGTTGGGGGGGGGTCAACAGAGAAGAGGTTACCCTACGGTGAGGAGGAGGTGTCAGGAAGTCCCCCTCTGCAGGAGGGTAATATTAGCGGAGGGGTTCGCGACGATGCGGTTCGCGATGATGCGGTTTGCGACGATGCGGTTCGCAACGATGCAGTTTGCGATGGTGCGAATGGAAACCTGCTAGGAGATCGCACCGCCTCCCCCAACGCGAATAAGCCAAGCGGAACAGGCAAGGACAGCCCCACGCACCCACCACGCAGCGccgaggaaaaaaagctagccaGTATTTTATCTAGCAAATTAAAGGGCATGGGAAAAGACATCGGCAGGAAGCTCATCGAGAGAGTACTCATTTACAAAAACGACTTTAATGACCTTAAGGACATTGCCAAACTGATCGGAAGAGACGTGTGGGTAATTCTGttcaataaaaatgtagataaAATACAGacttacaaaaaaggggtgtaTGTACTTATCGACAACGACATAGGCACTTACCTAAACCATTTGCTTCTCGACAATGACACGAACCAAAAGTCCAACTTTACTCACTACGTGCTGGTGCTAATACTTGGCATCATTAAAGGCATTCTGAAGCGGTTCCGCATGAAGGGTTCCGTCACCTACACCCTGGATTACCCCACGTGTACGGccatggaaaaagaaagaaaaaaaaaaaaaaaaggaaacgcaAAGGAACGGAAcggaaaggagaaagagaGCCCCGCTAACGTGTGA
- a CDS encoding rhomboid family protein (putative): MNIGIIVEKSYGKAQYMAIMLLSALCGNFLLCATSNCGEIHMGISTILSGFMGLFLQEIVERYKNLKDRWSVIGNYVFSVLSLYLTISMFPFNGNIVGNLGGIFGGFCYPYLTKKDTFHGQEKKVKLTLVVLMILLLSSTLISLIVAKC; this comes from the exons ATGAACATAGGGATCATCGTCGAGAAGAG CTACGGGAAGGCACAATACATGGCGATAATGCTTCTAAGTGCTCTATGTGGGAACTTCCTCCTCTGTGCTACTTCCAATTGCGGAGAG ATCCACATGGGAATCAGCACCATTCTGTCCGGATTCATGGGCCTCTTTCTGCAGGAAATTGTTGAGCGGTACAAAAATCTGAAGGACAGATGGAGCGTTATTGGGAACTACGT ATTTTCAGTGCTGTCCCTTTATCTGACCATATCGATGTTTCCCTTTAATG GAAACATCGTGGGAAACCTGGGGGGAATTTTCGGTGGCTTCTGCTATCCGTACCTCACTAAAAAGGACACCTTCCACGG GCAGGAGAAGAAAGTGAAACTTACCCTCGTCGTTTTGATGATTCTACTCCTGAGTTCAACTCTGATCAGTTTGATCGTGGCCAAGTGTTAG
- a CDS encoding malate dehydrogenase (putative) yields the protein MPKISMVGSGQIGAIVGQLILMENIGDIVLYDVMQGVPQGKSLDLKHFSTIVGVNKKILGSNNVEDIKDSDVIVITAGVQRKEGMTREDLIGINGKIMKSVAESVKQYSPNAFVICVSNPLDIMVNVFQKYSGLPHQQICGMAGILDTSRFRSLLAEKLNVAPENVSQVLLGGHGDLMVPLVRYCSVSGIPLSEFVKKGLITNEEINDLIKKTRDMGAEIIKLSKSSATFSPAAAIVKMVKSYLYNESQLYTCAVYLNGLYNCSDLYVGSTAIINSSGAKPIEFALTQEEQELYDKSIAFVREHTQKAFALIN from the coding sequence ATGCCAAAAATTTCCATGGTAGGAAGCGGACAGATTGGAGCCATTGTGGGCCAACTGAttttaatggaaaatatagGAGATATTGTTCTTTACGATGTAATGCAAGGTGTACCTCAGGGGAAGAGTCTGGATTTGAAACACTTTAGTACCATCGTAggagtgaacaaaaaaatactgGGAAGCAATAACGTAGAGGATATTAAAGACTCTGATGTAATTGTAATAACAGCAGGTGTGcaaaggaaagaaggaatGACTAGAGAAGATCTGATAGGgataaatgggaaaataatgaaaagtGTTGCCGAGTCAGTGAAGCAATACAGCCCAAATGCCTTTGTCATATGTGTTAGTAATCCGCTTGATATTATGGTgaatgtttttcaaaaatatagtgGATTACCACATCAGCAGATTTGCGGAATGGCTGGCATTTTGGATACCTCTCGTTTTAGGTCTCTCTTGGCAGAAAAGCTCAACGTGGCTCCAGAAAACGTCAGTCAGGTGTTATTGGGAGGACATGGAGATCTGATGGTTCCTTTGGTTAGGTACTGTTCAGTTTCAGGCATCCCCTTATCagagtttgtaaaaaaaggactcataacgaatgaagaaattaatgaCCTTATTAAAAAGACAAGAGATATGGGTGCAGAAATTATTAAGCTATCTAAATCCTCTGCTACTTTttctcctgctgctgctatTGTGAAAATGGTTAAATCTTATTTGTACAATGAGAGTCAGCTGTATACTTGTGCTGTTTACCTGAATGGTCTTTACAACTGCTCCGATTTGTATGTTGGATCTACTGCTATAATCAATAGCAGTGGTGCCAAGCCAATCGAATTCGCGCTCACtcaggaggagcaggagcTCTACGACAAGTCTATTGCCTTCGTGCGCGAGCACACGCAGAAGGCCTTCGCGCTCATCAACTGA
- a CDS encoding hypothetical protein (putative) — translation MHAYALLALLVGYVAAAGVVGWRLLRTYSHKDERNNVANTTVKLFIIMGYIHCMGLIILLPAVAQIDSFPKVKDHFNSTQMCRIMYAILGSYIFIITPCLAVVYSQRGEVSNTDQCANRLNKRISTRWRSYFSNMCTHTTSTICKNVLLIWILSISLSCCLFFLTYLCFQKISLSLNADGCASWYPYLEETNRKKLLSLNLRNHESCKNVGEDNIRIDFNVNFNDYVVMCVSLMGSIGFAVYGGVGLVSLPLGLLYSAVSRYRGGVANRVVEVKNAVLTNRVDERREALFKQELTRINRKAENFLQITQEVELKREEIGKSNYFKSLFQNIQHRREKRILNYMVHRLQLDYERSVHRYNNPTSAASSIGPLLLGFFFLLASVTIFFHICLCILGGPTGQGKLLRWWPFHWDSSQEVRRERGSFQHAFLYGKLFSMLLSLHPRKNSLSFSLLVIYPLVMSYLLVCAFFGFSYICHKLKLGLLLALERKSTYLDTILLNTCLLMFMSSGAALISLRLFPAYAKQTYAFTFFDLALKNLSCIGVLYARNGLLFLILLTSVLTVLLFFVPKKSGLFSVFMPATFRKILNQQEKEESGVDSDMELDGQLDVDIESNPTLRTAGKVPTRNKNLFK, via the exons ATGCATGCGTATGCCCTGTTGGCCCTGCTCGTCGGGTACGTGGCAGCCGCGGGGGTGGTAGGGTGGAGGTTGCTAAGGACATACAGCCACAAAGACGAGAGAAACAACGTTGCAAATACAACTGTAAAGCTTTTCATCATCATGGGGTACATACACTGCATGGGGTTGATAATCCTCTTGCCAGCAGTGGCCCAAATTGACTCCTTCCCCAAAGTGAAGGATCATTTCAACTCCACGCAGATGTGCAGAATAATGTACGCCATTTTAGGGAGTTACATATTCATCATAACTCCATGTTTAGCAGTGGTCTACTCGCAAAGAGGAGAGGTCTCCAACACCGACCAGTGTGCAAATCGATTAAACAAACGAATTAGCACTCGCTGGAGGAGTTACTTCAGTAACATGTGTACACATACGACAAGTaccatttgcaaaaatgtactcCTCATATGGATACTCTCCATTTCGTTGTCatgttgccttttttttttaacctacttgtgttttcaaaaaatcaGCTTGTCTTTAAATGCGGATGGTTGTGCATCGTGGTACCCCTACTTAGAAGAAACGAACAGAAAGAAATTACTTTCATTAAATTTGAGGAATCATGAGAGCTGCAAAAACGTGGGGGAGGATAACATACGAATTGACTTTAACGTAAATTTTAATGACTATGTGGTTATGTGTGTCTCCTTGATGGGTTCTATCGGCTTCGCTGTTTATGGGGGCGTCGGATTGGTGTCCCTTCCACTTGGTTTATTGTATTCCGCCGTGAGTCGTTATCGGGGGGGAGTAGCCAATCGTGTCGTCGAAGTTAAGAACGCGGTCTTGACCAACCGTGTGGACGAACGGAGGGAAGCCCTATTCAAGCAAGAACTCACTCGAATCAACAGAAAggcagaaaattttttacagatTACCCAAGAGGTGGAACTCAAGAGAGAGGAAATAGGCAAGTCGAATTATTTCAAGTCCCTTTTTCAAAACATCCAGCACAGACGAGAGAAAAGAATTCTTAACTACATGGTGCACAGGCTACAACTCGACTATGAAAGATCGGTGCACCGTTATAACAACCCGACAAGTGCAGCATCTTCTATTGGTCCCCTCCTcctgggttttttttttttactcgcTAGTGTGACTATCTTTTTCCACATCTGCTTATGCATCCTGGGGGGACCTACCGGACAGGGCAAGTTGCTGCGTTGGTGGCCTTTCCACTGGGACTCTTCGCAGGAGGTACGTAGGGAGAGGGGTTCATTCCAACACGCCTTCCTCTATGGAAAGCTCTTCAGTATGTTATTATCA CTGCACCCGCGGAAGAACTcactttctttttcgctGCTGGTGATTTACCCCCTGGTGATGTCCTACCTTCTCGTTTGCGCCTTTTTCGGCTTTTCCTACATCTGCCACAAG ctAAAGCTGGGACTTCTTTTGGCCCTGGAGAGGAAGAGCACCTACCTGGACACCATCCTGCTGAACACGTGTCTCCTCATGTTTATGTCCTCCGGGGCGGCCCTAATCTCACTG AGACTCTTCCCCGCGTATGCAAAGCAGACATACGCATTCACCTTTTTCGATTTGGCCCTGAAGAACCTTAGCTGCATCGG AGTCCTATACGCAAGGAACGGCTTGCTTTTTCTAATTCTACTGACCTCTGTACTAACCGTCCTCCTGTTTTTCGTGCCAAAGAAGAGCGGCTTGTTTTCGGTGTTCATGCCGGCCACCTTTCGGAAGATTCTAAATCAACAGGAGAAAGAAGAATCGGGTGTGGACTCGGACATGGAGTTGGACGGACAGTTAGATGTCGATATAGAAAGCAACCCTACGTTGAGAACTGCTGGCAAGGTCCCcacaagaaataaaaatctaTTTAAATGA
- a CDS encoding 60S ribosomal protein L27a (putative) yields the protein MATRFKKNRKKRGHVSAGHGRIGKHRKHPGGRGKAGGMHHMRINFDKYHPGYFGKVGMRHFNLLKNRKFCPTINVDKLWGLLPEEKKKEFFENKNIAPVIDVTRKGFFKVLGNGKLKHNQPIVVKARYFSSVAEKKIKAVGGQCILVA from the exons atggcaacgcgatttaagaaaaacaggaaaaagaGAGGACACGTGTCCGCCGGTCATGGTCGTATTGGCAAGCACAGAAAGCACCCCGGTGGAAGGGGAAAGGCTGGTGGTATGCACCACATGAGAATCAACTTTGACAAGTATCACCCGGGTTACTTTGGAAAG GTCGGTATGAGACACTTCAACCTCCTCAAAAACCGCAAGTTCTGTCCCACCATAAACGTGGACAAACTGTGGGGACTCCTAccggaggaaaagaaaaaagaatttttcgaaaataagAACATCGCCCCAGTGATAGACGTGACCAGAAAGGGCTTCTTTAAGGTCCTCGGAAATGGAAAGCTCAAGCACAACCAGCCCATTGTCGTCAAGGCCAGGTACTTTTCGTCAGTGGCCGAGAAGAAAATTAAGGCAGTTGGGGGACAATGCATACTGGTGGCTTGA
- a CDS encoding hypothetical protein (putative) has translation MDKGNSEVDDWTEWLNDEEEKREDFNLDSTGKDEALKKKILQNNVDDIADFLGIDDDDDEKKKKKKKNEQSDAPAKSKQQEKIITLESTPLNSIKDCETLGEILAARIHESKAKSVAIERLLSIILPACEVKLEDKELQSINRKIQELIEKREKKKRYALINKKKPNEVKNALKNYKDEVDMIYGDLSYDEEDYENEDAEEFAEEF, from the exons ATGG ATAAAGGAAACAGCGAAGTGGACGATTGGACAGAGTGGCTAaacgacgaggaggaaaaaagagaagattTTAATCTCGACTCAACAGGGAAGGATGAAgcattgaagaaaaaaattttacaaaacaaTGTGGACGACATAGCAGACTTTCTAGGAATAgacgatgacgatgatgagaaaaaaaaaaaaaaaaaaaaaaatgaacagagtGATGCTCCAGCTAAAAGTAAacagcaagaaaaaattataacccTAGAGAGTACCCCCCTAAACTCGATAAAGGACTGTGAAACGTTGGGAGAAATATTGGCAGCGAGAATACACGAAAGTAAAGCCAAGAGTGTAGCGATAGAAAGGCTACTCTCCATTATCCTTCCTGCATGCGAAGTGAAGTTGGAGGATAAAGAACTGCAAAGTATTAACAGGAAGATCCAAGAACTTATCgaaaagagggagaagaaaaaaaggtatgctctcataaataaaaaaaagcccaATGAGGTCAAGAACGCTCTTAAGAATTACAAGGACGAGGTCGACATGATTTATGGGGACTTGTCTTACGACGAGGAGGATTACGAGAATGAGGACGCGGAGGAGTTCGCCGAGGAGTTCTAG